A genomic segment from Capra hircus breed San Clemente chromosome 7, ASM170441v1, whole genome shotgun sequence encodes:
- the LOC102180116 gene encoding olfactory receptor 10H1-like: MQEANFSAVTEFILIGFSTFPHLQLMFFLLFLLMYLFTLLGNLLIMATVWSERGLHTPMYLFLCTLSTSEVLYTFAIIPRMLADLLSTDRSISFRACASQMFFSFTPGFTHSFLLTVMGYDRYVAICHPLRYNVLMSPRGCACLVAWSWAGGLVVGLVVTSSIFQLTFCGSNEIRYFGCHVLPLFKLACGDNVSTVAMGVGLVCIAALLGCGLLILLSYAFIVAAILRIPSAEGWHKAFSTCASHLTVVVVHYGFASVIYLKPKGPQSLEGDTLMGITYTVLTPFLSPIVFSLRNKELKEAVKKTFLSKL, translated from the coding sequence ATGCAGGAAGCCAACTTCTCAGCAGTGACTGAATTCATCCTCATTGGCTTCTCCACCTTCCCCCACCTTCAGCTGATGTTCTTCCTGCTCTTCCTGCTGATGTACCTGTTCACGCTGCTGGGGAACCTGCTCATCATGGCCACCGTCTGGAGCGAGCGCggcctccacacccccatgtacctCTTCCTGTGCACCCTCTCCACCTCCGAGGTCCTCTACACCTTCGCCATCATCCCGCGCATGCTGGCCGACCTGCTCTCCACCGACCGCTCCATCTCCTTCAGGGCCTGTGCCAGCCAGATGTTCTTCTCCTTCACGCCCGGCTTCACCCACTCCTTCCTGCTCACTGTCATGGGCTACGACCGCTACGTGGCCATCTGCCACCCCCTGCGCTACAACGTGCTCATGAGCCCCCGGGGCTGCGCCTGCCTGGTGGCCTGGTCCTGGGCTGGAGGCTTAGTTGTTGGGCTAGTGGTGACATCTTCCATTTTCCAACTCACTTTCTGTGGGTCTAATGAGATTCGCTATTTTGGCTGCCATGTGCTGCCTCTCTTCAAGTTGGCCTGTGGGGACAACGTCTCTACCGTGGCCATGGGCGTGGGCCTGGTGTGTATCGCCGCCCTGCTGGGCTGTGGTCTCCTCATCCTCTTGTCTTACGCCTTCATCGTGGCCGCCATCTTGAGGATCCCTTCAGCCGAGGGCTGGCACAAAGCCTTCTCCACGTGTGCGTCCCACCTCACGGTGGTGGTCGTGCACTACGGCTTTGCCTCTGTCATCTACCTCAAGCCCAAGGGTCCCCAGTCTCTGGAAGGAGACACGCTGATGGGCATCACCTACACGGTCCTCACTCCCTTCCTGAGCCCCATCGTCTTCAGTCTCAGGAACAAGGAGCTGAAGGAAGCCGTGAAGAAGACCTTCCTCAGCAAGCtctag